In Polyangiaceae bacterium, a genomic segment contains:
- a CDS encoding family 43 glycosylhydrolase — protein sequence MTRSLMRFVGHVLALGACAGCGSTSADEAPARSADAGGDVGMTDASSKGDAMVADASSMKDASSMKDAESDASAPDAEPADAAPPAPLTYENVVLDANGDPDCSFMNGAYYLYLPDQIHQNGAAVGGRVMGYRSKDLVHWKALGAVFDNVDEAYGGDSTRGLWAPEVLAHGGKYYLYYVNVMSGGADANVGNKDIVVIESDTPEDFHSGTHRKVLLDNDYAFIDPSPFIDGNKLYLLYKRRNAPGTGTRLVIRPMSDPRTFSGAQTVLLDSSDVSGSGQLEHPMMYKAGNKYFLLYSFGEGDQPSYRIAYATSSTPTGPFVQRGTLFASDPIGAKSLSKTVIAPGAASIVEDGAGKPWMVYRQKKTAKTTFADRGVCIDPIQLAPAKNEISGKPTKGVVRPGPAF from the coding sequence GTGACGCGATCATTGATGCGATTCGTTGGCCACGTGCTCGCCCTCGGCGCGTGTGCCGGTTGCGGGAGCACGTCGGCCGACGAGGCACCCGCCAGAAGTGCCGACGCTGGCGGCGACGTCGGGATGACAGACGCGAGCTCGAAGGGGGACGCGATGGTGGCGGACGCGAGCTCGATGAAGGACGCAAGCTCGATGAAGGACGCCGAATCCGACGCGAGCGCGCCAGACGCCGAACCCGCGGACGCCGCGCCGCCCGCCCCGCTCACCTACGAGAACGTCGTCCTGGATGCGAACGGAGACCCGGACTGCTCCTTCATGAATGGTGCGTACTACCTGTATCTGCCGGACCAGATCCACCAGAACGGCGCCGCCGTAGGCGGCCGCGTGATGGGCTATCGCTCCAAGGATCTCGTTCACTGGAAGGCTTTGGGGGCCGTGTTCGACAACGTGGACGAGGCCTATGGCGGCGACAGCACGCGCGGCCTGTGGGCGCCGGAAGTGCTGGCTCATGGCGGCAAGTACTACCTCTACTACGTCAACGTCATGAGCGGCGGGGCGGACGCGAACGTCGGGAACAAGGACATTGTCGTCATAGAAAGCGATACGCCGGAGGATTTCCACTCCGGCACCCACCGCAAGGTGCTGCTCGACAACGACTACGCGTTCATCGACCCGAGCCCGTTCATCGACGGCAATAAGCTGTACCTGCTGTACAAGCGCCGCAACGCCCCGGGCACGGGCACGCGACTGGTGATCCGTCCGATGAGCGATCCGCGGACCTTCTCTGGAGCACAAACGGTGTTGCTCGACTCGAGTGACGTGAGCGGCAGTGGGCAGCTCGAGCACCCGATGATGTACAAGGCGGGCAACAAGTACTTTCTGCTGTACTCGTTCGGCGAGGGCGATCAGCCTTCCTACCGGATTGCCTACGCGACCTCCTCGACCCCCACCGGTCCTTTCGTACAGCGCGGCACGCTGTTCGCCTCGGATCCCATTGGCGCCAAGAGCCTGTCCAAGACGGTGATCGCTCCGGGGGCCGCGTCCATCGTGGAGGATGGCGCCGGCAAACCCTGGATGGTGTATCGGCAGAAGAAGACCGCGAAGACGACCTTCGCCGACCGCGGCGTGTGCATCGACCCAATCCAGCTTGCGCCAGCGAAGAACGAGATCAGCGGCAAGCCCACCAAGGGCGTGGTCCGCCCAGGCCCGGCGTTCTAG
- a CDS encoding protein kinase, whose translation MDDTDMEQSSPVKAGDVLAGKYRVDRVLGAGGMGVVVAAHHMQLDIPVALKFLLPGSLGDGTAVARFLKEGRAAARVRSEHIVRVHDVGTLESGSPYLVMEYLEGNDLAEELKKNKRLRAELAVSYVLQACDAIAEAHAIGIVHRDLKPQNLFLTRRNDGSACVKVLDFGIAKLNLSTADQLTRTTAVMGSPLYMSPEVMQSARNADHRTDIWSLGVILYQLVTGELPFNGETLPAVCLKIVNEAPSPPSSLATLPAELERIILRCLAKRPSERFQSVKELSDALSDWAEEGDKPRASRVSRVLEERASADVEEVPPTRAAGVSSGAPAITGPAEGQQTVGGWGATQPPRHKRALRALVLVAALFAVVTLSAIVVRLTARSGAATGASAASAEAIVASAPTASATVSAEPTPIVAASSEAGAATPDAPAEPDVSAANQHAATKIVAAPVAASKPKPAVAASKPKPAAPKASASPPTKTPLPPTTGGVIPLPDDRK comes from the coding sequence GTGGACGACACGGACATGGAACAGAGCTCTCCCGTCAAAGCTGGCGACGTGCTGGCGGGCAAATACCGGGTCGATCGCGTGCTCGGTGCCGGCGGCATGGGGGTCGTGGTCGCGGCGCACCACATGCAGCTCGATATTCCCGTCGCGCTCAAGTTCCTGTTGCCGGGGTCGCTGGGGGACGGCACCGCGGTCGCGCGCTTCCTGAAAGAGGGGCGTGCCGCAGCGCGCGTGCGGAGCGAGCACATCGTGCGTGTGCACGACGTGGGAACGCTGGAGAGCGGCTCCCCCTACCTGGTCATGGAGTACCTGGAGGGGAACGATCTCGCGGAGGAGCTGAAGAAGAACAAGCGCCTTCGTGCCGAGCTGGCCGTGAGCTACGTGCTGCAGGCATGTGACGCCATCGCGGAAGCGCACGCCATCGGCATCGTCCACCGCGACCTGAAACCGCAGAACCTATTCCTCACGCGCCGCAACGACGGGTCCGCGTGCGTCAAGGTGTTGGACTTCGGCATCGCGAAGCTGAACTTATCCACCGCCGATCAACTCACCCGCACCACCGCGGTGATGGGATCGCCGCTGTACATGTCGCCGGAGGTGATGCAGTCCGCGCGCAATGCAGATCACCGCACCGACATCTGGTCCCTGGGCGTGATCTTGTATCAGCTGGTGACGGGCGAGCTGCCGTTCAACGGGGAGACGCTCCCCGCCGTGTGTCTCAAGATCGTGAACGAGGCGCCTTCCCCGCCGAGCAGCTTGGCGACGCTCCCGGCCGAGCTGGAACGGATCATCCTCCGCTGCTTGGCGAAAAGGCCGTCCGAGCGGTTTCAGAGCGTGAAAGAGCTGTCCGATGCCCTGAGTGACTGGGCAGAAGAGGGCGACAAACCGCGAGCGTCGCGTGTTTCCCGCGTGCTGGAAGAGCGCGCCAGCGCGGACGTGGAAGAGGTTCCGCCGACGCGGGCGGCGGGCGTCAGCTCCGGCGCGCCGGCCATCACCGGCCCCGCAGAAGGGCAGCAAACCGTCGGGGGCTGGGGCGCGACGCAGCCGCCGCGGCACAAGCGCGCCCTCCGGGCCCTGGTGTTGGTGGCCGCACTGTTTGCGGTCGTTACTCTGAGTGCCATCGTGGTGCGACTCACCGCGCGCTCCGGCGCCGCGACGGGCGCGAGCGCAGCGAGCGCCGAAGCCATCGTCGCCTCCGCGCCGACCGCGAGCGCGACGGTGAGCGCGGAGCCGACGCCCATCGTCGCCGCGTCGTCCGAGGCCGGCGCGGCGACCCCAGACGCGCCGGCCGAGCCCGACGTTTCCGCGGCGAACCAACATGCAGCGACAAAGATCGTCGCGGCTCCCGTTGCCGCGAGCAAGCCGAAGCCCGCCGTTGCTGCGAGCAAGCCGAAGCCCGCCGCTCCCAAGGCCAGCGCCTCGCCGCCGACCAAAACGCCGTTGCCCCCGACGACGGGCGGTGTCATTCCCCTTCCGGACGATCGCAAATGA
- a CDS encoding IS3 family transposase has translation MRFAFIGAEKANFPIARLCRVLGVSRQGYYAFAKRSQSRRAREDQRLEREVQASFERSSRRYGSPRVLHDLRNRGLRVSKRRIERAMRNLGISARPRRGFRVTTRVDAEHPKAPNIVNRNFEAEHPDQVWVGDITYIRTRAGWCYLAVLLDLCSRAVVGWALGTEASTELSLRALEMAITHRRPKRWLLHHTDQGCQYTSGAYRVALSQAGIEASMSRRGNCWDNAVAESFFATLKTELIHRQSWADASQLRHALFEYIEVFYNRQRLHSTLGYRTPAQVQFELNAASAA, from the coding sequence CTGAGATTCGCTTTCATCGGCGCGGAGAAGGCAAACTTCCCGATTGCAAGATTGTGTCGTGTGCTCGGCGTAAGCCGGCAGGGCTACTACGCCTTCGCCAAGCGTAGTCAGAGCCGTCGCGCTCGCGAGGACCAACGTCTCGAACGCGAGGTGCAGGCAAGCTTCGAACGCAGCTCCCGACGGTACGGCAGTCCTCGTGTGCTCCACGACCTGCGCAACCGAGGACTGCGCGTGAGCAAACGTCGCATCGAACGCGCCATGCGGAATCTCGGCATTTCAGCCCGCCCCCGTCGTGGTTTTCGCGTGACGACACGCGTCGACGCAGAGCATCCGAAAGCGCCCAACATCGTCAACCGCAACTTCGAAGCGGAGCACCCGGACCAGGTTTGGGTCGGAGATATCACGTATATTCGGACGCGCGCCGGCTGGTGCTATCTCGCGGTACTGCTCGACCTGTGCAGCAGAGCGGTCGTTGGGTGGGCCCTGGGCACCGAGGCGTCGACAGAGCTGTCGCTACGAGCCCTCGAAATGGCGATAACGCATCGACGACCAAAACGTTGGTTGTTGCATCACACCGACCAGGGTTGCCAGTACACCAGTGGCGCGTATCGCGTAGCGCTATCCCAAGCCGGAATCGAAGCCAGTATGAGCCGCCGGGGAAACTGCTGGGACAACGCCGTTGCCGAGTCGTTCTTCGCCACGCTCAAGACGGAACTCATCCATCGCCAGAGCTGGGCCGACGCCTCACAGCTCCGGCACGCGCTATTCGAGTACATCGAAGTATTTTACAATCGGCAGCGACTACACTCGACTCTGGGCTACAGAACACCAGCCCAAGTCCAATTCGAACTCAATGCGGCGAGTGCCGCCTAG
- a CDS encoding transposase, whose amino-acid sequence MRRQHRTYTAEFRENAVRLVESSDRTMAEIAASLGVNVWTLRGWYREAMARKRVKKSPVRAQAPTDETVEQRANRLEEENRKLRKRVEDLETDRAILKKAAAFFAKESD is encoded by the coding sequence ATGAGACGACAGCATCGAACGTACACGGCCGAATTTCGGGAGAACGCCGTCCGCCTGGTCGAAAGCAGCGACAGGACGATGGCGGAGATCGCAGCAAGTCTTGGAGTGAATGTCTGGACGCTCCGTGGGTGGTACCGTGAAGCGATGGCTCGAAAGAGGGTCAAGAAGTCGCCAGTGCGGGCCCAGGCGCCCACGGACGAGACGGTTGAGCAACGCGCCAACCGGCTCGAAGAAGAGAATCGGAAGCTCCGCAAGAGAGTCGAAGACCTCGAAACGGATCGGGCCATTCTAAAAAAAGCAGCAGCCTTCTTCGCGAAGGAAAGCGACTGA
- a CDS encoding DUF1501 domain-containing protein codes for MKISRRNLLFAAGITPAALLAHRFAWAESAPRAKTLVCVFLRGAMDGLSAVVPYAEDSYYRDRKAIAIAENKLMKLDDRFGFHPALAPLMPAWKAGQLAPIVAVGSPHPTRSHFEAQDHFEWGGMSGSGGGWLARAQKSRGKSASNLSSVALARTTPLAFRGEPGVVAAQRLSQVGLKGPPAVRDRLESAFAKMYGTEGDAIGRAGTDALAVAKRLRQLDAKGNDGKYPAPVKGLADIATLIRANVGLEVAWIDTTGWDTHTGQAGRLNRNLELLGKGLAAFREDLGDRLESTLVLVMTEFGRTVKENGTGGTDHGHGSVMLALGGGVNGNKVLGKWPGLAAAQRYEGRDLAVTTDYRDVFAEVLDKQLGVSNPKAVLTDHTPGPGVGLLR; via the coding sequence ATGAAGATCTCGAGACGCAATCTGCTATTCGCTGCAGGGATCACGCCGGCGGCGCTCTTGGCGCATCGCTTTGCCTGGGCCGAATCTGCTCCACGCGCGAAGACGCTCGTGTGCGTCTTCCTGCGCGGCGCCATGGACGGCCTCTCTGCCGTGGTGCCCTACGCCGAGGACAGCTACTACCGGGACCGCAAGGCCATCGCCATCGCCGAGAACAAGCTCATGAAGCTCGACGATCGCTTCGGCTTCCATCCCGCCCTGGCGCCGCTGATGCCCGCGTGGAAGGCGGGGCAGCTCGCGCCCATCGTGGCCGTGGGCTCGCCCCACCCGACGCGCTCGCACTTCGAGGCGCAGGACCACTTCGAGTGGGGCGGCATGTCGGGCAGCGGCGGCGGTTGGCTCGCGCGGGCCCAGAAGTCGCGGGGCAAGAGCGCGTCGAACCTGTCGAGCGTTGCCCTGGCGCGCACCACGCCGCTGGCATTTCGCGGCGAGCCCGGCGTGGTCGCGGCCCAGCGGCTGAGTCAGGTCGGGCTCAAAGGACCGCCCGCGGTGCGCGATCGCTTGGAATCCGCTTTCGCGAAGATGTACGGCACCGAGGGCGACGCGATCGGTCGTGCGGGAACGGACGCGCTCGCCGTCGCGAAGCGGCTGCGTCAGCTGGACGCGAAGGGCAACGACGGCAAGTACCCCGCTCCCGTCAAGGGGCTCGCGGACATCGCGACGCTCATTCGTGCGAACGTCGGGCTCGAGGTGGCCTGGATCGACACCACGGGCTGGGACACCCACACGGGGCAAGCCGGTCGCCTGAATCGGAACTTGGAGCTCTTGGGCAAAGGCCTCGCCGCGTTCCGCGAAGATCTGGGCGATCGTCTCGAGAGCACGTTGGTGCTGGTGATGACGGAGTTCGGTCGTACCGTGAAGGAGAACGGAACGGGCGGCACGGATCACGGTCACGGCAGTGTGATGCTCGCCCTCGGCGGCGGCGTGAACGGCAACAAGGTGCTCGGCAAGTGGCCCGGACTCGCGGCCGCGCAGCGCTACGAAGGGCGCGACCTCGCGGTCACCACGGACTATCGCGACGTGTTCGCGGAGGTGCTCGACAAGCAGCTCGGCGTGTCCAACCCCAAGGCAGTGCTGACGGACCACACGCCCGGACCGGGCGTCGGACTCCTCAGATAG
- a CDS encoding sigma-70 family RNA polymerase sigma factor, whose amino-acid sequence MLAQPLALETPPMPRADSGADVRARQRAFVQRHSSFVSRVLWSQGVPRAAIDDAAQQVFIVALRQLDELRDERSFLFTVASRTAKAARRAEQRTPPADDAGAADSLVDSEPRPDELLGKKRARELLDEILESLPEDARTVFVLFEVEGLTMKDIAAALDVAPGTVASRLRRGRELFQAAARRVRAREQGGVA is encoded by the coding sequence ATGCTGGCTCAGCCCCTGGCGCTGGAGACGCCGCCGATGCCCCGAGCCGACAGCGGCGCGGACGTTCGCGCGCGGCAGCGCGCCTTCGTGCAGCGCCATAGCAGCTTCGTGAGCCGCGTGCTCTGGAGCCAGGGAGTGCCGCGGGCGGCCATCGACGACGCGGCGCAACAGGTGTTCATCGTTGCGCTCCGCCAACTGGACGAGCTGCGGGACGAGCGCTCGTTCCTGTTCACGGTGGCCAGCCGCACGGCCAAAGCTGCGCGCCGGGCGGAGCAGCGCACGCCGCCGGCGGACGACGCGGGCGCGGCGGACAGCTTGGTGGACAGCGAGCCGCGGCCCGACGAGCTGCTCGGCAAGAAGCGCGCGCGGGAGCTGCTGGACGAGATCCTCGAGTCTTTGCCCGAGGACGCGCGCACGGTGTTCGTGCTGTTCGAGGTGGAGGGCCTGACCATGAAGGACATCGCGGCGGCCCTCGACGTCGCGCCGGGGACGGTGGCATCGCGACTGCGGCGCGGCCGCGAGCTGTTCCAGGCTGCCGCGCGACGAGTGCGCGCCCGAGAACAAGGAGGTGTGGCATGA
- a CDS encoding tetratricopeptide repeat protein: MNRTSFSVLLLAAVGSVSTLARANDPVAAQALFDEGKRLVAAGDYDKACPKLKESQRLDPAGGTLLHLANCYELAGKTASAWAAYNEALSWARKDRRKDREKAALARVSALEKKLSRVEVRVSSAARVDGLSVSRDGETLSPSQLGVAIPVDPGNHVIRAEAPGKQPWEQTIAVSKPGTSSVEVPALKDEAAEPAVAPAPTEAPESAPVQQPAAEPAPAPSSSADASADTSGMSGQKKIALVVGAVGVVGVGVGSYFGLRSMAKKSDADDHCDGSACRDQAGVDLRQDAIDAGNISTIAFAVGGVGVAAGIALWLTAPSSESAVRVHPAVASDFGGVGVSGRW, translated from the coding sequence ATGAACCGAACCAGCTTCTCCGTGCTCCTGTTGGCTGCCGTGGGCAGCGTCTCCACCCTCGCCCGCGCGAATGATCCGGTCGCGGCGCAAGCGTTGTTCGACGAGGGCAAGCGCCTGGTGGCCGCGGGGGACTACGACAAAGCCTGTCCCAAGCTCAAGGAGAGCCAGCGGCTGGACCCCGCGGGCGGCACGCTCTTGCACCTGGCCAACTGCTACGAGCTCGCAGGCAAGACCGCCAGCGCTTGGGCGGCCTACAACGAGGCGCTCAGCTGGGCGCGCAAAGACAGGCGCAAGGACCGCGAGAAGGCCGCCCTCGCGCGAGTGAGCGCGCTGGAGAAGAAGCTCTCCCGCGTGGAAGTGCGCGTGAGCAGCGCCGCGCGCGTCGACGGCCTGAGCGTGAGTCGCGATGGTGAGACCCTCAGCCCAAGCCAGCTCGGCGTCGCCATTCCGGTCGATCCCGGCAATCACGTCATTCGGGCAGAAGCGCCGGGCAAACAGCCGTGGGAGCAGACCATCGCGGTGTCCAAGCCGGGCACGAGCAGCGTAGAGGTTCCCGCGTTGAAGGACGAGGCGGCGGAGCCTGCCGTTGCGCCCGCTCCCACCGAAGCTCCCGAATCCGCTCCGGTGCAGCAACCTGCTGCCGAGCCAGCGCCCGCGCCGAGCTCGTCGGCAGACGCGTCGGCAGACACCTCGGGCATGAGCGGCCAGAAGAAGATCGCGCTCGTCGTCGGAGCGGTGGGCGTCGTCGGTGTCGGCGTTGGCAGCTACTTCGGGCTGCGATCGATGGCGAAAAAGAGCGACGCCGACGACCACTGTGATGGCTCGGCGTGCCGCGATCAGGCCGGCGTGGATCTACGACAAGACGCCATCGACGCTGGCAACATCTCGACCATCGCCTTCGCCGTCGGCGGCGTCGGCGTCGCCGCAGGCATCGCCCTGTGGCTCACGGCGCCATCTTCCGAAAGCGCCGTGCGCGTGCACCCGGCCGTCGCCAGCGACTTCGGCGGAGTCGGCGTGAGCGGGCGATGGTAG
- a CDS encoding PhnD/SsuA/transferrin family substrate-binding protein — protein sequence MTRVVFGCVPDTDDDVTRGLLQKLCSILGAAVGLSVEPRVAASPQALAEELAAGQVDVAWTSPTLLLTSNELRAATPLVCSVRGGMTLYHGVVFVRESSPYKSTVDLKGAHAAWVSETSASGYIFARLALASYGLDPRSLFGSETFHGSHGNVARAVLTGQADAGGVYAMFQDGNPMRPLVRAPFMDAVKGERGRILFATPAIPADLIVARAGLDPKTKTDLADILGQLHHNRDAVEPLQRVLGADGFAPFDPRSLEPLREQVQSGRELGLI from the coding sequence ATGACCCGCGTCGTCTTTGGCTGCGTTCCGGACACGGACGACGACGTCACCCGCGGCCTACTCCAGAAGCTGTGCTCCATCCTGGGCGCCGCCGTGGGCCTGAGCGTCGAGCCGCGCGTGGCCGCCTCGCCGCAGGCCCTCGCGGAAGAGCTGGCCGCCGGCCAGGTGGACGTAGCGTGGACCTCGCCGACGCTGCTGCTCACTTCGAACGAGCTGCGCGCTGCCACGCCATTGGTGTGCTCCGTCCGTGGCGGCATGACGCTCTATCATGGCGTCGTCTTCGTGCGGGAAAGCTCGCCCTACAAGAGCACCGTGGACTTGAAGGGCGCCCACGCCGCGTGGGTGAGCGAGACCAGCGCGTCCGGCTACATCTTCGCCCGTCTCGCCCTCGCGAGCTACGGTTTGGACCCGCGGAGCTTGTTCGGATCCGAAACGTTTCACGGCTCCCACGGCAACGTGGCGCGGGCGGTGCTCACGGGGCAGGCCGACGCGGGCGGCGTGTACGCGATGTTTCAGGACGGCAACCCGATGCGACCGCTGGTGCGAGCTCCGTTCATGGATGCCGTGAAGGGTGAGCGCGGGCGCATCCTGTTTGCGACCCCGGCGATTCCGGCGGACCTCATCGTGGCTCGCGCCGGGCTAGACCCAAAAACAAAAACGGATCTGGCAGACATCCTCGGGCAGCTCCATCACAATCGCGATGCCGTGGAACCACTGCAGCGGGTGCTCGGGGCCGACGGCTTCGCGCCCTTCGACCCGAGGTCTCTCGAGCCACTGCGGGAGCAGGTGCAGAGTGGGCGGGAGCTCGGCTTGATTTAA
- a CDS encoding DUF1800 domain-containing protein yields MSVADARHALNRLSFGPRPGQAKALAGQGLSAWLAEQLAAPKEEPANVKSALEPYASGLMPPDQLVAEMLGDDWMAVPEGKIKQLFKGKSLREHLGNIAMAKLTRHVLSERQLEEVMVDFWTDHFNVFARKGAVRLFAGDYIERAIRPHALGKFSELLLSTARHPAMLLYLDNARSVASRGKGRRGLNENYARELLELHTLGVHGGYTQDDVIGTARILTGWSVTRPREGSLSFLFRRRAHDADEKRVLGVTFPAGGGEEEGDKLLHMLAAHRATAKHLATKLCRRFVADEPPADCVEQAAAAFSQSGGDIPAMIRAIVAHPAFFAEQSRGTKLKSPLEAVASSLRAVNAAPDGTLRLALVLARMGQPLLLESAPTGYAETRDAWLGSSAMLARMTFATALAAKKKLGARVDLDAVLPVEPSDTVVERASQLLFDGQLGKAMRAALEQETSGVANEERRRALALALLLGGPSFQRQ; encoded by the coding sequence ATGAGCGTTGCGGATGCGCGGCACGCGCTCAATCGGCTGAGCTTCGGGCCGCGGCCGGGGCAGGCCAAGGCGCTGGCGGGGCAGGGACTTTCGGCGTGGCTCGCCGAGCAGCTGGCGGCGCCCAAAGAGGAGCCCGCGAACGTGAAGAGCGCCCTCGAGCCCTATGCGTCGGGCCTGATGCCACCGGACCAGCTGGTGGCGGAGATGCTGGGGGACGACTGGATGGCCGTGCCCGAGGGCAAGATCAAGCAGCTGTTCAAGGGCAAGAGCCTGCGCGAGCACCTCGGCAACATCGCGATGGCCAAGCTGACGCGACACGTTCTGTCGGAGCGGCAGCTGGAGGAGGTGATGGTCGACTTCTGGACGGATCACTTCAACGTTTTCGCTCGCAAGGGCGCCGTGCGGCTGTTCGCGGGGGACTACATCGAACGCGCGATTCGCCCTCACGCCCTGGGTAAGTTCTCCGAGCTCCTGTTGTCCACCGCGCGGCACCCGGCCATGCTCCTGTATCTCGACAACGCGCGCAGCGTGGCCAGCCGCGGCAAGGGTCGCCGCGGCCTCAACGAGAACTACGCTCGCGAGCTCCTCGAGCTCCACACCCTCGGTGTGCATGGCGGCTACACGCAAGACGACGTCATCGGCACGGCTCGCATACTGACCGGCTGGAGCGTGACGCGCCCACGAGAGGGCAGTCTTTCATTTTTGTTTAGACGGCGCGCGCACGACGCGGACGAAAAGCGCGTGCTGGGCGTCACGTTCCCCGCCGGCGGCGGTGAAGAAGAAGGGGACAAGCTCTTGCACATGCTGGCCGCGCACCGCGCCACGGCGAAGCACCTCGCCACCAAGCTGTGTCGGCGCTTCGTCGCGGACGAACCCCCGGCGGACTGCGTGGAGCAGGCTGCGGCCGCGTTCAGTCAATCCGGCGGCGACATTCCGGCGATGATTCGCGCCATCGTGGCGCACCCCGCGTTCTTCGCGGAGCAGAGCCGCGGCACCAAGCTCAAGAGCCCGCTGGAAGCCGTGGCCAGCAGTCTGCGCGCAGTGAACGCGGCTCCCGATGGCACGCTGCGCTTGGCGTTGGTGCTCGCCCGCATGGGGCAGCCGCTGTTGCTCGAGTCGGCTCCCACGGGCTACGCGGAGACGCGGGACGCCTGGCTCGGGAGCAGCGCCATGCTCGCGCGCATGACCTTCGCCACGGCGCTGGCGGCCAAGAAGAAGCTCGGCGCGCGGGTGGATCTCGACGCCGTGCTTCCGGTGGAGCCGAGCGACACGGTGGTCGAGCGCGCGTCCCAGTTGCTGTTCGATGGGCAGCTCGGCAAAGCGATGCGCGCGGCCCTCGAGCAAGAGACATCCGGCGTGGCGAACGAAGAACGGCGCCGCGCGCTCGCCCTTGCTCTTCTTCTCGGTGGCCCGAGCTTTCAACGACAGTGA
- a CDS encoding Rpn family recombination-promoting nuclease/putative transposase has protein sequence MDNPHDRFFRHVFSDPENAAGELKTILPAELSAHIAWSSLRLVPGSYVDAELSDLRSDVLFETNLDGRPLLIYFLLEHQSSFDRWMPLKMLGYMLRIWEDFHKKHLDTQLLPPIVPGVVYHGDRAWPPRMLFMDLLDVDQALHKLLAPHVPEFEFHVDDLSGAQAESLRARAMTAIAQLSLFCLSRARKSGDVAAELAQSWQDRMREVADAPNGVAALGTVLRYLLEASETPPERVRNLVRQLGPRAEEAFMTGAQILRAEGKAEGEAKGKAEGEAKGKADTLLKLLELKFGALPDSTTRNVRGATLEQLDSWIERILQATSLEDVFAS, from the coding sequence ATGGACAACCCGCACGATCGCTTCTTCCGCCACGTGTTCTCCGATCCCGAGAACGCCGCTGGCGAGCTCAAGACGATCCTTCCCGCCGAGCTGTCCGCTCACATCGCCTGGTCCTCGCTCCGGCTCGTACCCGGAAGCTATGTCGATGCTGAGCTCAGCGACTTGCGCTCCGACGTCTTGTTCGAGACCAACCTCGACGGCCGCCCGCTCCTCATCTACTTCTTGCTCGAGCACCAGAGCAGCTTCGACCGATGGATGCCGCTCAAGATGCTCGGCTACATGCTCCGCATCTGGGAGGACTTCCACAAGAAGCACCTTGACACTCAGTTGCTTCCTCCAATCGTTCCGGGCGTCGTCTACCACGGCGACCGCGCGTGGCCGCCTCGGATGCTCTTCATGGACCTGCTCGACGTCGACCAGGCCCTGCACAAGCTCCTCGCACCCCACGTCCCGGAGTTCGAATTTCACGTCGATGATCTCTCCGGCGCTCAAGCCGAGTCTCTTCGCGCCCGCGCCATGACCGCCATCGCCCAGCTGTCGCTCTTCTGCCTCAGCCGTGCCCGCAAGAGCGGCGACGTCGCCGCAGAGCTGGCTCAGTCCTGGCAAGATCGCATGCGGGAGGTGGCCGATGCTCCCAACGGCGTGGCGGCACTCGGCACCGTTTTGCGCTATCTTCTCGAGGCCAGCGAAACTCCACCCGAGCGAGTCAGAAACCTCGTCCGGCAGCTGGGACCCAGAGCCGAGGAAGCTTTCATGACCGGTGCACAAATTCTCAGAGCCGAAGGCAAGGCCGAGGGCGAAGCCAAGGGCAAGGCCGAGGGCGAGGCCAAGGGCAAGGCCGATACTTTGCTGAAGCTGCTGGAGTTGAAGTTCGGAGCGCTGCCGGACTCCACCACTCGGAATGTGCGTGGCGCGACCCTGGAGCAGCTCGACTCCTGGATCGAGCGCATCCTCCAAGCGACTTCGCTCGAAGACGTGTTCGCGAGCTGA